One genomic window of Myxocyprinus asiaticus isolate MX2 ecotype Aquarium Trade chromosome 5, UBuf_Myxa_2, whole genome shotgun sequence includes the following:
- the LOC127440589 gene encoding angiopoietin-related protein 3-like has translation MDAGCLCLISEFWLGLKKIYAIARQGDALLLVQIVDWRKEKHFMVYQYILGDAASNYTIHLKLRSSEPNSATDEHTGLRFSTKDHSDGKNYPNCGQDYTGGWWFSICGDTNLNGKCIQSRPRKKVWKPGRGTTSFKASKISISHLTKSQTS, from the exons ATGGATGCTGGATGTCTCTGTTTGATAAGTGAATTCTGGCTGGGGCTAAAGAAGATCTATGCTATTGCCCGTCAGGGAGACGCTCTCCTTCTCGTTCAGATCGTTGACTGGAGGAAGGAGAAGCATTTCATGGTTTATCAGTACATCCTGGGGGACGCTGCCTCCAACTACACAATCCACCTGAAGCTGCGGTCGAGTGAGCCGAACTCTGCTACGGATGAACACACTGGACTAAGGTTCTCCACCAAAGACCACAGTGATGGAAAAAATTATCCTAACTGTGGCCAAGACTACACAG GTGGTTGGTGGTTTAGCATTTGTGGCGACACTAACCTGAATGGCAAGTGTATTCAGAGCAGACCACGTAAAAAGGTCTGGAAACCTGGCAGAGGAACTACCAGCTTCAAGGCTTCAAAAATCTCCATTAGTCATCTCACAAAATCACAAACCTCTTAA
- the LOC127441004 gene encoding KN motif and ankyrin repeat domain-containing protein 2-like isoform X2 encodes MDTQKVNGISPKENGTRRRPPSYSVETPYGFHLDLDFLKYVDDIEKGNTIRRVPMQRRQRGRNNGILSGNLSLPGYGCRAAQWNSISTLCPKTQLGDSQHFEFHSSDSVSAGYASRAEPIYKSLTATEMDASIQAFDEQPFGRYVRPNLLRASSLPLTVLMRKHSESIEDPTSPRSPKEYLTQENDSSEDVFHASNRMGGANVTIHQLTAALERVGELEMEIRVIPELKAQICILQEERERLLLQLHSQNDTTGPLEVARHTDNWDIPLHDLKARKNQDKASDDWMNREYDRLEENVKVSSEQVDAFAIASTNERMLQGIGSSLQLRKMVLQERDLLDNADRTKSLTETLQRKVVMLEQKLYDLEVELDKTKTLLKHQVEESHLKNEKIKQLSAHSDMGRTLTRATSSGTTSASTQNQETVSESQEGLTGVQEMPTEKGIALNILGQTPVSHADMEHHVKRLQELLKEQWECLCKDNTTGRLSSEHLPPRVCTIQDQLANLVTLLTLYVFPTGDVPQPESKIEERIPVVEEENPKTESLKTVGIRKSESVETDGISNAIQQQEHTEEVVDIKKNNKTEAGKSWTSWTMDPKEQTGQSEAAKFNTKEDAIDEVTEKIENLHKQTSKVSYPQGQTGIEKVRQDYTCRGVDSDEKTLALSEGNREAVNKNFIEACCFLKDHMDKMSEPDDEMSSPLLICRARLSLWCSSNGSMCLLRRMLAMRLSLCISVRLNQRHPQSFSSWSTWWMIMGIQPCITAYLTVTSALSSSF; translated from the exons ATGGATACCCAAAAAG tgaatggCATCTCTCCAAAGGAGAATGGAACCAGAAGAAGACCACCCTCTTATTCTGTAGAGACCCCCTATGGGTTCCATCTAGACCTTGACTTCCTGAAGTATGTGGATGACATTGAAAAGGGCAACACCATCAGGAGGGTGCCAATGCAACGAAGGCAAAGAGGGCGAAATAATGGCATCCTGTCGGGTAACTTAAGCCTTCCAGGTTACGGATGCAGAGCTGCGCAGTGGAACTCCATTAGCACTTTATGCCCCAAAACCCAACTAGGAGACTCTCAGCATTTTGAGTTTCACTCTAGTGACAGTGTGTCTGCTGGCTATGCCAGTAGGGCAGAACCCATCTACAAGTCCTTGACTGCCACAGAGATGGATGCTAGTATCCAGGCTTTTGACGAGCAGCCCTTTGGCCGTTATGTCAGGCCAAATCTCTTGAGAGCCTCTAGTTTACCCTTGACGGTTTTAATGAGGAAACATTCAGAGTCAATCGAGGACCCAACCAGCCCCAGAAGCCCCAAGGAATATCTAACACAGGAAAATGATTCCTCTGAAGATGTTTTCCATGCTTCCAACAGAATGGGTGGGGCAAACGTGACCATTCATCAGCTCACTGCAGCTCTTGAGCGAGTTGGGGAATTGGAGATGGAGATCAGAGTCATTCCTGAGCTTAAGGCTCAGATATGTATTTTGCAAGAGGAGCGAGAGAGACTTTTACTCCAGTTACATTCCCAAAATGACACCACTGGGCCACTGGAAGTTGCTCGACACACAGATAACTGGGACATTCCATTGCATGATTTAAAGGCTCGAAAGAATCAAGACAAAGCAAGCGATGACTGGATGAATCGAGAATATGACCGGCTTGAGGAGAATGTCAAGGTTTCCTCTGAGCAAGTTGATGCATTTGCAATAGCTTCAACCAATGAAAGGATGCTTCAAGGCATAGGAAGCTCTCTGCAACTACGCAAGATGGTCTTGCAGGAAAGAGATCTTTTGGATAATGCCGACAGAACCAAGTCTCTCACTGAGACTCTACAACGAAAAGTTGTGATGCTGGAACAGAAACTTTATGACCTGGAGGTAGAGCTGGACAAGACCAAAACTCTTCTGAAGCACCAAGTAGAGGAGAGCCATCTCAAGAATGAGAAAATCAAGCAGTTGTCTGCACACTCTGACATGGGACGCACATTGACCAGAGCGACTTCATCTGGGACCACCTCAGCAAGTACACAAAATCAGGAGACAGTGTCAGAATCACAGGAAGGACTAACAGGTGTGCAAGAGATGCCAACAGAGAAAGGAATTGCCCTTAATATTCTGGGACAAACTCCTGTATCACATGCAGACATGGAGCACCATGTGAAAAGATTACAAGAGCTCCTTAAGGAGCAGTGGGAGTGTCTCTGCAAAGACAACACCACTGGAAGATTATCTTCAGAGCACTTGCCCCCACGGGTCTGCACCATTCAAGATCAGTTGGCAAATCTAGTCACCCTTCTCACCCTCTATGTGTTTCCTACTGGAGATGTCCCACAACCAG AGTCTAAAATAGAGGAACGTATTCCTGTAGTTGAGGAGGAGAACCCAAAGACAGAAAGTCTGAAGACAGTCGGCATAAGAAAAAG TGAGAGTGTGGAGACTGATGGAATAAGCAATGCTATCCAACAACAAGAGCATACCGAAGAGGTTGTTGACATCAAGAAGAATAACAAGACTGAAGCAGGCAAGTCATGGACTTCATGGACAATGGACCCCAAAGAACAGACAGGTCAAAGTGAAGCTGCCAAATTTAATACAAAAGAGGATGCCATAGATGAAGTGACCGAAAAAATTGAAAATCTGCATAAGCAAACAAGTAAAGTGAGTTATCCACAGGGTCAGACAGGGATAGAGAAAGTGAGGCAGGACTACACCTGTAGAGGAGTGGACTCAGATGAAAAAACACTTGCACTGAGTGAAGGAAACAG GGAAGCTGTCAATAAGAATTTCATAGAGGCATGTTGTTTCCTGAAAGACCACATGGACAAAATGTCTGAACCTGATGATGAAATG TCTTCTCCATTGCTCATTTGCAGAGCCAGGCTCTCACTGTGGTGTTCCAGCAATGGTTCCATGTGTCTGCTGAGGAGGATGCTTGCGATGAGATTGTCTCTTTGTATCTCAGTGAGGTTAAATCAGAGACACCCACAGTCCTTCAGTTCCTGGTCAACATGGTGGATGATAATGGGAATACAGCCCTGCATTACAGCGTATCTCACTGTAACTTCAGCATTGTCAAGCTCATTTTAG
- the LOC127441004 gene encoding KN motif and ankyrin repeat domain-containing protein 4-like isoform X1, translating into MDTQKVNGISPKENGTRRRPPSYSVETPYGFHLDLDFLKYVDDIEKGNTIRRVPMQRRQRGRNNGILSGNLSLPGYGCRAAQWNSISTLCPKTQLGDSQHFEFHSSDSVSAGYASRAEPIYKSLTATEMDASIQAFDEQPFGRYVRPNLLRASSLPLTVLMRKHSESIEDPTSPRSPKEYLTQENDSSEDVFHASNRMGGANVTIHQLTAALERVGELEMEIRVIPELKAQICILQEERERLLLQLHSQNDTTGPLEVARHTDNWDIPLHDLKARKNQDKASDDWMNREYDRLEENVKVSSEQVDAFAIASTNERMLQGIGSSLQLRKMVLQERDLLDNADRTKSLTETLQRKVVMLEQKLYDLEVELDKTKTLLKHQVEESHLKNEKIKQLSAHSDMGRTLTRATSSGTTSASTQNQETVSESQEGLTGVQEMPTEKGIALNILGQTPVSHADMEHHVKRLQELLKEQWECLCKDNTTGRLSSEHLPPRVCTIQDQLANLVTLLTLYVFPTGDVPQPESKIEERIPVVEEENPKTESLKTVGIRKSESVETDGISNAIQQQEHTEEVVDIKKNNKTEAGKSWTSWTMDPKEQTGQSEAAKFNTKEDAIDEVTEKIENLHKQTSKVSYPQGQTGIEKVRQDYTCRGVDSDEKTLALSEGNREAVNKNFIEACCFLKDHMDKMSEPDDEMSQALTVVFQQWFHVSAEEDACDEIVSLYLSEVKSETPTVLQFLVNMVDDNGNTALHYSVSHCNFSIVKLILDTGVCEVDRRNKSGYTAIMLASLTDVKSPGDMKVLQQLMELGDVNARVGQVGQTALHLAVRHGRVPIVRLLLAQGADPNTQDHAGTTPLISACDRGHISMVRILLEKANCDVNLKDKGGRSALSLATQASHTEIANLLKARTETKSSDKCKVS; encoded by the exons ATGGATACCCAAAAAG tgaatggCATCTCTCCAAAGGAGAATGGAACCAGAAGAAGACCACCCTCTTATTCTGTAGAGACCCCCTATGGGTTCCATCTAGACCTTGACTTCCTGAAGTATGTGGATGACATTGAAAAGGGCAACACCATCAGGAGGGTGCCAATGCAACGAAGGCAAAGAGGGCGAAATAATGGCATCCTGTCGGGTAACTTAAGCCTTCCAGGTTACGGATGCAGAGCTGCGCAGTGGAACTCCATTAGCACTTTATGCCCCAAAACCCAACTAGGAGACTCTCAGCATTTTGAGTTTCACTCTAGTGACAGTGTGTCTGCTGGCTATGCCAGTAGGGCAGAACCCATCTACAAGTCCTTGACTGCCACAGAGATGGATGCTAGTATCCAGGCTTTTGACGAGCAGCCCTTTGGCCGTTATGTCAGGCCAAATCTCTTGAGAGCCTCTAGTTTACCCTTGACGGTTTTAATGAGGAAACATTCAGAGTCAATCGAGGACCCAACCAGCCCCAGAAGCCCCAAGGAATATCTAACACAGGAAAATGATTCCTCTGAAGATGTTTTCCATGCTTCCAACAGAATGGGTGGGGCAAACGTGACCATTCATCAGCTCACTGCAGCTCTTGAGCGAGTTGGGGAATTGGAGATGGAGATCAGAGTCATTCCTGAGCTTAAGGCTCAGATATGTATTTTGCAAGAGGAGCGAGAGAGACTTTTACTCCAGTTACATTCCCAAAATGACACCACTGGGCCACTGGAAGTTGCTCGACACACAGATAACTGGGACATTCCATTGCATGATTTAAAGGCTCGAAAGAATCAAGACAAAGCAAGCGATGACTGGATGAATCGAGAATATGACCGGCTTGAGGAGAATGTCAAGGTTTCCTCTGAGCAAGTTGATGCATTTGCAATAGCTTCAACCAATGAAAGGATGCTTCAAGGCATAGGAAGCTCTCTGCAACTACGCAAGATGGTCTTGCAGGAAAGAGATCTTTTGGATAATGCCGACAGAACCAAGTCTCTCACTGAGACTCTACAACGAAAAGTTGTGATGCTGGAACAGAAACTTTATGACCTGGAGGTAGAGCTGGACAAGACCAAAACTCTTCTGAAGCACCAAGTAGAGGAGAGCCATCTCAAGAATGAGAAAATCAAGCAGTTGTCTGCACACTCTGACATGGGACGCACATTGACCAGAGCGACTTCATCTGGGACCACCTCAGCAAGTACACAAAATCAGGAGACAGTGTCAGAATCACAGGAAGGACTAACAGGTGTGCAAGAGATGCCAACAGAGAAAGGAATTGCCCTTAATATTCTGGGACAAACTCCTGTATCACATGCAGACATGGAGCACCATGTGAAAAGATTACAAGAGCTCCTTAAGGAGCAGTGGGAGTGTCTCTGCAAAGACAACACCACTGGAAGATTATCTTCAGAGCACTTGCCCCCACGGGTCTGCACCATTCAAGATCAGTTGGCAAATCTAGTCACCCTTCTCACCCTCTATGTGTTTCCTACTGGAGATGTCCCACAACCAG AGTCTAAAATAGAGGAACGTATTCCTGTAGTTGAGGAGGAGAACCCAAAGACAGAAAGTCTGAAGACAGTCGGCATAAGAAAAAG TGAGAGTGTGGAGACTGATGGAATAAGCAATGCTATCCAACAACAAGAGCATACCGAAGAGGTTGTTGACATCAAGAAGAATAACAAGACTGAAGCAGGCAAGTCATGGACTTCATGGACAATGGACCCCAAAGAACAGACAGGTCAAAGTGAAGCTGCCAAATTTAATACAAAAGAGGATGCCATAGATGAAGTGACCGAAAAAATTGAAAATCTGCATAAGCAAACAAGTAAAGTGAGTTATCCACAGGGTCAGACAGGGATAGAGAAAGTGAGGCAGGACTACACCTGTAGAGGAGTGGACTCAGATGAAAAAACACTTGCACTGAGTGAAGGAAACAG GGAAGCTGTCAATAAGAATTTCATAGAGGCATGTTGTTTCCTGAAAGACCACATGGACAAAATGTCTGAACCTGATGATGAAATG AGCCAGGCTCTCACTGTGGTGTTCCAGCAATGGTTCCATGTGTCTGCTGAGGAGGATGCTTGCGATGAGATTGTCTCTTTGTATCTCAGTGAGGTTAAATCAGAGACACCCACAGTCCTTCAGTTCCTGGTCAACATGGTGGATGATAATGGGAATACAGCCCTGCATTACAGCGTATCTCACTGTAACTTCAGCATTGTCAAGCTCATTTTAGACACAG GAGTGTGTGAAGTGGACCGGAGAAACAAGTCTGGTTACACAGCTATCATGCTGGCCTCTTTGACAGATGTAAAATCTCCAGGCGACATGAAAGTGCTCCAGCAACTGATGGAGCTTGGTGACGTCAATGCCCGTGTTGGCCAG GTGGGACAAACGGCCCTCCACCTGGCAGTAAGACATGGACGTGTCCCAATTGTGCGTCTTCTACTGGCACAGGGAGCAGATCCTAACACCCAGGACCATGCAGGAACCACCCCACTGATCAGCGCCTGTGATCGGGGACATATTTCTATGGTGCGAATTTTGTTGGAGAAAGCAAACTGTGATGTCAACTTAAAAGACAAG